In the genome of Anabrus simplex isolate iqAnaSimp1 chromosome 2, ASM4041472v1, whole genome shotgun sequence, the window ttatttttagtttaaattttgaaattgttgttgcctgttttggaagagcattgtacaccttcgcagagtagtgccataaggagttaatacttactagtttttacaaattcggtatggactctctttgctcctcgagtgttaaGTGAGTAAGAGAGTGAACAGATTGGTTTTCGGCGAAGCTGTGATAGGAATGGGTTTGAGTGAAAAGGTTGTAAGTGTAGATTTAATCTGGCGTAAAAATGGGCAATCACAGTAATATGTTACAGGGTGAGTTTCCAGCATAACCAACTCAGAGTGAGGGAGTTGATTGATATCGTGGCAATGGTGCCACAGGTTTCGAGGGCCGGCGATACAGAATTTGGACGAACTCCTTCGACGACGATGGAAGCAGGCTAACAATGGAAAGAAGCGAAAACTGCAAGACACATTCTCGAGAATCTTGTGCAGTCCTATAAAAAGAGCGATGCTGAGGATCGCAGTAATTCAGGAGTGGGTCAGTCAGATGGTTGTGCGGAGTTTAGCGCCTCGTGTTGGTTGTGTAGTAGagcggtgaaatgaaatgaaggtttttagtgccgggagtgttcggctcgccatatgcaggtccttttatttgacgccagtaggcgatctgcgcgtcgtgatgcggatgaagacgacacatacacccagccccagtgtcagcgaaattaaccaattatggttaaaattgccgaccccgcCGGATTATATATGATTGTgctgtttttattgtgtatattcgtgtcctttgtaagtatttatatatctttcattttagattcatatctgttgtacatagctcagatcgttgtaattcggcgttatgctgttgctgatcctgaataaataaataaataaataaacaaaggtCATGGATCCGGACAGTAGAGCGGTACTGATAGAGAGGTGTTGGATGCGCCGGCCGGGCCAGTTGAGTAATAAAACACGCTCTCAGTAGTCGCCACACGTCGCATTACACGAAAATCGGGAAAATCCTGGTATGAGTAATTGCTAATAATTTTTTTTACATCAAACAAGGCATCTTTTGTTTCGAATATTTCTTGTGCAGCCAACAAACGAGGTAAGATAGTGaaatgtgtaccgagctcgatagctgcagtcgcttaagtgcggccagtatccagtattcgggagatagtaggttcgaaccccactgtcggcagccctgaaaatggttttccgtggtttcccattttcacaccaggcaaatgctggggctgtaccttaattaaggccacggccgcttccttcccactcctagcccttccttgtcccatcgtcgcaataagacctatctgtgtcggtgcgacgtaaagcaactagcaaagtgaAATGTGTTATCTCCAGACAAGTGGTAAGTATTCTTCGCGTTTGTCACTTCAACCATCACTCACAAAAGTTATTGTATATTATATCAAGGTTATATTTGAACCCTGATAGTATACATACTGTTATTTTTACACTTCATGCACCGCTGCGCGGAAAAAAGTATTTCCCTTATATGAGAACAACGACTTTAAACATCCTGTTTGGCTGGGTCCAGCCAGGGTTTTTATTCACGTCCATTCGTCCAACAAGTTTTGTACTTCTCTTTCACTGGCTTAAAACTGAACCAGTCTACAAATGTTGGTTGTGTAGTAGACTGTACCAGTTCTAAAAATCATATGAGAGTTTTTTGATTGTTACATTCAGTTAAATTGAACAGATACATATAATAAAAAAAATCCGTTTTTTCAGTTAGGCCtaataatatatactgtatatggaatAGGGATGATTGCATACCATAATGAGAGTATTATGGCAGGGTACAATCAGATGAATTATGCTATGTGTACCGCAATTACGGTACGGTTGGCATCACTCATCTCACGGATAATGACTTCTTCCCTTTAAAAATTTACAATTCGCTATGTGTTCTATGTATTTCTTTTTCTTGATCTGTAGACCTGTCGTTAGAATCTTATATTGAATGAAATTGTATCAGAGCAAATGCAATGCATTCCAAAACGTATTCATTTTCTCTCTAAATCGTCCGGTGTAGTgacttctttacgtcgcaccgacacggataggtcttatggcgacgataggagagaaaaggaagcgaacgtggccttaattaaggtgcagccccagcatttgcctggtgtgaaaatgggaaccatagaaaaccatcttgagcgctgctgacagtgggtttcgaatccagtatctcccgaatacaagatgaTAGCAGCCGCGAGAAAGCCGGGTAGGCAGTGATACTCTTGATTATACGCACATGCTTAGTACACTATTTCACATAATATGCGTTCTTTCTCACATCGCCAAACAAGGGCTTCAACCCTTCATTCGAGGAATATTTTCAGCAATTCTCGAGAAAAAAGTTGAAGTTTCTTTCCTTGGACTGGTCTCAAGTTTCAagttgcttggctgaatggtcagtgtactggcctttggtttagagagccccgggctcgatttccaGCGGGCTCGGGATTTTAGGTGCGTGTGattaatttatctggctcggggactgcgtctTTATGTTCATCTTTTAATATACATCAAATCCACATCATATGCCGACCGAGTGAATTAAGAAAAGACCAAGAAGACGAATAAAGAATaatgcattcttcttcttcatcttcttcacatTCTTCTACCTCTCTTCCCACAcatgtgtggtcgcgggtgcgaactctatttggccctgttttgcgaccggatgcccttcctaacgccaacctcatatggagggatgtaatcactattgtgtgcttgtgtagtggtttgtagtgtagtatgttgtctgaatatgaagaagagagtgttcggacaaacacaagcattcagtccccgagccaaaagaattaatcagaagccattaaaatctccaacccggccaggaaacgaacccgggactctcagaaacgaagacctcaacgctgaccattcagccacggaatcGGACAATAAAGAAGAATGCATTATGATTCAGTTAAAGAAGAGATGTTCAAATGTAATATAAggaatttgtgtttcttttcagatcGGAGTAATGGAGGGCGCCGTGTAGAGGTCAGGATGGAAATGGGTGCAGAGGCCTCACGAACAGAGGTCCCTGTCTTGCCTCTACCAGACGTTGTCCTTAGTACCATAAGAACAGAAACTACCACCTCAACACCCAGTACCACGAGTACCAGCAGCAACTGCACCGAGCAACCACCACAAAGACCACCACGTCGTCGTCGCCGCACGACTCGCGTCCCTGTCAAGCAGCCAATAGCACCGCGTGAGGACTGGGTGAAAGTAGGCGAAGATCTGCGAAACATCGCCGACGAGTTCCGAGCAACACTTCGGGTGAGTGTACATACGATTCCATTCCGGTTTTACATTCAATATAGCTTTCTCCTTGCCTTCCCACACTGCTTCCGGGAAATTGCTCTCATACGTACTTGCTTATTTGATGTGCTGGGTTATTTATCCCTCCTCTGGTCCCATGTAactaattatgttctcaaatgttTATACTCACAACAGCACTCACATGTTTTCTTTCATGTCCTCTATCCTGGTCTTGACCAGCGCCTACCTTCAGTGTGTTTTTCCTGGTTTCTTTCTCACACTCGCCTTAagtaatgttgataataataataataataataataataataataataataataataataataataataataataaaaataataaaataacattgAAACCATTGCAACTTTTCACGGCTGTCGGTTGTCTTTGAAGCAGACGAACCGTCTGGAGAAAATAATGTTGAAGTTGCAGTGGGCTGTTAATTTACCTGCCGGATGATTTGACTCCTGATATTATGCAGACTTTCATTCACTCACGTTTACTAGGTTGGTGACTATGAagcaaaaacaaaccccatggcacaacagaccCGAAGGGAATGGCCTACCAATTAACCGCTGCTCAGAcggaaggcctgcagagtacgagatGCCGCTTGGCAGCGACACGAATCCTCACAGCCCTTATATTTAGCTttcagttcctcaattctaatcacgttgatGAGTGGACCGCgaatcagctctcagatccagataaaaattcttaacctggctgggaatcgaaccccgagcctcggtgtaagaggcaggcactctgcCCCTAAACCGCAGGGCATCAAGCAATGACAGCAACAACATATCCTTTTAATTTCTAATCATATGCccatacatgtccgcctctgtggtgtagtggttagcgtgattaactgccacccccggagttccgggttcgtggctctgccacgaaaacttgaaa includes:
- the LOC136863417 gene encoding uncharacterized protein, whose amino-acid sequence is MAIPFQIPTPQETEDSYRLIYQLLNDLCDLLRQIVIGQRQLLVGDPPQPASRNRSNGGRRVEVRMEMGAEASRTEVPVLPLPDVVLSTIRTETTTSTPSTTSTSSNCTEQPPQRPPRRRRRTTRVPVKQPIAPREDWVKVGEDLRNIADEFRATLREPNRKPPAEPSLKAQNSLLSLLLPAPLRGSLWTAVILLLGWKLFHAAH